GGCATATATCCCATGCATCCGGGGTCGGTCAGTCCCTCCCATGCATACCAATTCACAGCCAGCGTATTCTTTCCACGTGCATTTCGGCTGGCACTGAAGGCATCCAAGAAGGCATTGGCCGCAGCGTAATCGGCTCCTCCGACCCCGCCCCAGAGGGAGGCGACCGAGGAGTAGACTACAAAGAAATCCAGTGGATCTTGAGCCAGCAGACTGTCAAGCACCAGCGTTCCCTGTATCTTGGGCCGCAGAACTTGCCGGAATTTCTCTTGGGTCTGGGTTTTCAGCGGTTGACTGCAGGCACCCGGTGCAGCCGCGCAATGGATCACCCCATGAACGCTGCCCGCTATTCTCCGTACTTGCGCCATAATCTCGCGCATGCGCTGCTCATCAGCAACATCTCCGGCAAAATAGTGAATCTCCGATCCGGTGTTATCCTCCAGTTCCAGAAGCGACGCCAGTTTATGCATATCCGAAGGATGTATACCTTCTGCCGGGTGCTCCAGACACTGTCTCCAGCGAAGCTTGTCAGGCAATACGGAGCGGCTGATAATGACCAGCTTGACAGGCTTCTCCCGGGATAAATACCTACAGATCTCCATTCCCAGCCTGCCCAATCCTCCGGTAACAATATAGATTCCATCCTCACGGACCCTGAATTCCTGCCGGGGATAATTCTTCGGATTGAACCGGGCTAACTCCTGAACCAATCGCTCCTGGCGGAAAGCGACCAGACCGTCATTCTTGTTCTCCGCCAGTTCCTTCATAATCAAAGCAGACACTTCTTCAGCGGAGTAAGCGCCGGTATCCACATCAAGCGCATAGCAGCGCAGCTTAGGATGCTCCTGGGAAATGACCTTGACAAGTCCCAGTATCGACGACTTCCCGGGAGAGACGGCTTGGTCTCCGGCGAGCATCACAGCATGGTCGGTCACGACCCGGATATCTGCCTCGTCATGAGTTCCGAAGTTCAACATAGCTCTTGTCAGGTATGTGACACTGTAGAGTCCTGCTTGCAGCAACAGATCTGCCGTACCGCTGTCGGGCACTTCCGCACAGGCTGTGCACGCCCAGAGGTGTATCACTCCGGAAATCTGCCGCCCCTGTTCAGCCAGAATGTTCATTAGACGGATATAATGGACCTCTTCTCCGGCATCTATTGTAAACCGGTTGCTGTGACGGAAGTTGAATTCACTTCCCTTGTCTACAGTAATAATGCTGCAGCCTAGCCGCATAAGCTGCCCGGACAAGTGCTCCCCGATCCCCAGCTCATCCCGGAAGATCAGCCAGACGCCCCCGGGCTGGCTGACCGGCTCCGCATCCGGTTTTTTGGGAAGCCAGCGCACCTCATACATCAGTTCTTCAGGCGGCAGGGCTAAGGTTTTGCCCATCGAACCGATAATAAGGGCCGTGCCGCTTTCCGTATCTGAAGTCCCCGCTAGTTCCAGGGAATAGCTACGGACATCCGCAAACTGTTCCTCATGCAGAAGTTTCTCCCAGGCCGGGGCGGACAGCAAGGGGGTAGCTTGCCGTATATCCGTATCTTCAAAGTGCCACCAGCCCTCGGTTAGACCCCAAACCAAGTTCTCACCGGGCTCGCTCAATACTTTTTCAATGAGATACAATACCCCGCCCGCCGCTATAATTTTCTTCAGTTGCGATAAAGCACATCTTAAATTCCGAGTGGCATGGATCACATTTAGTCCAACAATGATATCGAATTGGCCGGGCTTGAATCCTTGTATCAACGGATCTTCCTCAATGTTAAAAACCTGGTACTGCACAAATGGATACTCCTTGAATTGTTTACTGGCCTCCAGAACAATCGACCGCCCTATATCCGTAAAACAATATTCAACTTGCAGACCGGCTAGTCCGGAGAAAATCGCTTTGCCGATGGTCCCCGATCCCCCTCCCACTTCCAGAATCCGGACGGGCCGGTGAAGCTGGGCTAACACAGTGATATGCTGCTGCAAAGCATCTATTGCCAGAATTTCATGCAGATCCCCCAAAGTCCGCCTCCGATTGGCAAATGACTGCAGAAAATGAGAGGTTCCATCCGGAAAAAGTACGCTCAGCGGAGAACGTTTGCCCGATAGAACATCTGGATACGCCTGGAAGCAATGCTTAAGAATCTGGAAGCTGCCTGCAAGCTCCGGATATTGCCGGCAATATTCCGCACATAAATCCTTCACATCCAGGCTGGAATATACACCGGTTAAAGAATGAATATCCCCCTCGGAATGTAAACATCCCTTCTGATTCAGAAAGGACAGCATATAGCTGACCAACCGCTGATAGGGAGGGGCAATTCTCGTCTTATGCATAATTTCCTGCCCGGAATAGACATTTTGGTCGTTAAACAATCCGTAGCTGCGAAAAAATTGCAGAATGAGTTGAACCGCAAAATGATCCAGATTCGCTTTATATTCCGGTTCCCAGCCAAAGCTGCCTTCCGCTAGCAATTGTCCACCCATCCTGAATACCGCCCCGGGAATGTGCAAGAAATCCGAAGCCTTAACCACATCTGCCGCATACTCAGGCGTTACCGGAGCTGGTGCCTCCAGCAGTACTTTGGCCGGAGCCGTCCAGCATCGTTTCTGCTCAAAGGGATACGCTGGCAGCGGCACGCGTCTGCGGGCTTGCCCGCGATAACAGCTCCTCCAGTCAATTGCTACACCTTGCAGATAAGCTGCTGCAACCTCCCATAGAGATGCATTCGGCTTCAATTCAGCATGAGCACTCTCCATATCCGTTTTGGACAGTTGATTCCAAGAGATTTGATCTCTTTCCCCGGTGCCCAACGCATATTCATCCTGCAGATACGCGGTTCTAAAGATAACAAGCTTACGCTGCAGGTCCTGAACAGAATTCACAGTTACCGCTAACCGGTGGGTATAAGCTGAGCGGCTCAGGCTGGAGCAGTAACAGATGTCCGCCAGAGAAGCTGCGGTACCCGGAAGAAACTGCAGGAAACGATCCACATATCTCAGAAGCGCTTGCGCAGACCAGGCAGACAAAGTAAATAATTGCACGTCTTCAGCTGGAAACGGCTCAGGCTTAATAAAGTAGTCTTCCAGAATGGCATGGCAGTTGGTTCCACTCAGTCCGAAGGAACTGACACCCGCTCTGCGGACTCCGCATTCTGGACGCCATTCCTCGCCTGAATCCGCCACATATACCGGCATATCCGAAAAATCGATATGCGGATTAGGCAGAGTGAAGTGGAGTGACGCCGGGATGTAACCATGGAAGACAGCAAGCGCCGCTTTGATGAAGCCGGCAATGCCTGCCGCTGCGTCCAAATGGCCGATATTGGTCTTGACCGACCCCACTGCACAAAATTGCCTGCGCTCCGTATACTTACGAAATGCGGACGCGATGCCCTCCACTTCAACAGGATCCCCAAGCCTTGTTCCCGTACCATGCGCCTCAATGTACGTAACGGTCTCCGGGTCCAGTTCTGCCCTCCTCCAGGCTTCCTCAATGACAAGTGATTGGGCTGCAGCATTCGGTGCGGTAATTCCGCCAGACCTACCGTCCGAATTCACCGCGCTTGCCTTGATGACAGCATAAATGTGGTCCCCATCGGCTACAGCCTGCTGGAGTGGCTTCAGCAGTACAGCGCCTCCCCCCTCTCCACCACCGGTCCCATTGGCAGAATGGTCAAAGGTCTTAGCGCGCCCATCAGGAGAGGCTATTCCCATTTCGTAGATATTCTGATCCACCATCGACAAATAAAGATTAACTCCCCCGGCAATGGCCATATCGCAGCCGCCCAGAAGCAGTTCCTGAACGGCATGGTGCACGGCAACGAGTGAGGAAGAGCAAGCGGTATCAATCACTTCGGCCGGTCCCGTTAAATTAAAGGTATATGCAATTCTCCCGGCGATGGCAGCCTGCAGATTCCCCGGAATAGCTGACGGTTCGATTTGCTCCATAAGCTCGAGATATTTCGGCTTGCCCGTCCCGGCAAAAACCCCGGTCCGCGAGCCGAACACCTCCTTCTCCCCATAGCCCGCATCCTGAAAGGCCTCCCAGACCACCTGCAGGAACAGACGCTGTTGCGGGTCCATCATGGCTGCCTCGTTCGGCGATATTTGAAAAAATTGCGGATCGAAGGTGTCGATCCTCTCCAGATAAGCACCTCTTGGAAAGCTGGCCCCATACTCATCTGAAACAGCAATGCCCGGAAGAATATCCTGTAGACGCTGCTGCGGAATCACACCCACCGAATCTACGCCCCGACAAAGATTATCCCAGAATTCCTCCTGGGAAGCGGCATGGGGAAAGCGGCACGCTATTCCGATTACCGCAATATCATTATTTCCACTTAATCGGCTTCCGTTACTGTCCGCAACCCGCTCTGAATTCTGCACTTGTACAGCCCTTAGACCTTCCCTTTCTACATTTACCTTCTCCCTACCAGAAGACCGCAGCACTTCCGCCTGGCATGCAATCGTATGGTGCGTGAACAATTGGGAGATGGTCAACTTCACATCAAAGGCCTGGTTAATCCGGCTCTGCAGCCGGACTACGGACAGCGAGTTACCGCCGGATTCAAAGAAGCTGCTGTGTATGCCGAATTCCCCGCCGCCCAGCAGCTTTCGCCAAATCTCTATCAGCTTTTCTTCAACTGCATTTCGCGGACCGGCCAATCCGTTCATCCGCCGCGGCACCTTAAGCGCACTTTTGTCCGTTTTTCCGTTCACTGTCATAGGCATCCTTGCCAATTCAACGAAATGAACAGGAACCATGTACTCGGGTACAAAACGCCGGAGATGCGCAGTCAGGCTCTCTTGCGTAATGTCTGCAGCCGATTTGTCATTCGCAGAGAATCGGGTGTAAAAGGCCGCTAATTCCGTTGAATTAGCGGAAACGCCATGGACCAGCGCTACTTCTTTAATTCCCGGATATTCCCGCAGTACACTCTCAATCTCGCCCAGCTCGACCCGCATCCCGTTGATTTTGACCTGGTGATCAATTCGTCTGATAAACTGTAAGTGACCGTCAGGCAACCATCTCACTATATCCCCTGTACGGTATAATCGTGCTCCCGGTCTGAACGGATGAGCGATGAATGCCTTACTGGTCAGCTCCGGGCGGTTAATATAGCCGCGGGCTAAGCCGGCTCCGCCGATATACAGCTCACCTGAAGCCCCGTAGGGAAGCAACCGCTGCTCGGCATCCAATACATACACCTGATAATTGGTCAAGGGTTTGCCGATAGGTACAGTGCCATGATTGCTGCCCGAATGCCATTCATACAGAGTGGTATTGATCGTCGCTTCAGTAGGTCCGTAAATATTGAACAGGAAACGGATATCGAAACGTTGCTTCAGTCTGCAGGCTAATTCATGCGTAAAAGATTCACCCGCCATAATTACATAATCAAGCTGATGCGGAAGCCCGTCTGTCTGCTCCATCAGCACTTCCATCAGGGAAGGAACAGTATTAATGACATTGATCTTCTCTTCACATACCAGATCCCAGAAGCAATCCGGATCAGTGATTTGGGTTCTGGAAATAAGATATAACGTACCGCCAGTCGCCAAAGGAAGGAACACCTGTTGTACCGAAGGATCGAATGTATAAGGGGCCAGAAGTACATGACGCAGTGAAGCGTCAAACGAATAATGCAGCATTAAGCCTGCTATTTGATTAACGATGCTCCGGTGTTCAATCATGACTCCCTTCGGGCGGCCGGTTGAGCCGGAGGTGTACAGCACATAAGCCAAATGATGCGGTGCCGCTAACGTCGGCAGATTATCCGCCTCGCAGCCGGTAACAAAGGGAATGGTAATGTCAATTATCCTCCAGGGGCCAGCTAGCTCAGGCTGTGCTCCAATCGTCAGCACAAACTCTATACCGCTGTCTTCCATCATCTGCTGCAGCCTTTCCTGCGGGAGTTCCGGATCAAGCGGACAATAGGCACCCCCTGCCTTCAACACAGCGTTAATGGCGATAATCATCTCAATGGATTGCCGCACCACAATCCCCACAATCTGCTCAGGTCTTACACCATATTCCCTCAGTATTCCAGCCAGTCCGTTGGCTCTCCGGTTAAGTTCGCGGTAAGTCACCTTCCGGTCTTCCTGGACCAGCGCTGTCTGATCCGGCATTCTTGCGGCTTGCTCCTCCAGGAATTGGTGCAATAACCGAACACTGTTCCCCGTGTGAAAAGTGTTATTTAACGTTGTTAAGAGAATCTCACATTCGGTGGATGCAAGCATAGGGCATTCGCCGGCATCCAGAGATGCAAGAGGCTTCATCGTCAAAGCTCCCAGCACATGGACCAGGTTGGCGGCAAACGAACGAATAATAGCAGCATCGTACAAGTTCGGATCGAAGATAAACTGCAGTATTTGCCCTTGTGTGGAATCACTACACTTCCACTTTACCACCAGCGGGAAAAGCATGAGCCCCTCCGGAGAGGTCTGGAGTCCTTCATCAACAACGGCGATTTGCTGCAGCACCTCGGTACGGAAGCCCGGTAATGTAAGCAGTCTCTCCTTAACCTGCTCCAGCGGGAGCCCTCGATGATTGAACGAACGCGAGAGTTCGGCATGCATGGCTTCCAGCAGAGTCTTCCAGGGCTGGTCCTGCTCCACGCGATTTCTTAGATAGAGCACTTGACCGCCCTCTTGTCCGGACTGCCTTAATGTGGTTGTACCGATGAGCGACTCTCCATGCTCGTTGTAACGGCACAGTAGGCCCGAAACAGCAGTCAGCAGTACAATAAGCCTGGCCAGTTCTGATCCGCCGGACACCTGCTCCAGTTGCCTCAGGATTGTCACGGGTATTACCGCTTCCCAGCATTCTGTACCTTCTACAGAGCTCTCTGCTGAAGTATTTTGTGCCGGAAGCATCTCCTTGGGGAGCTGCGGTGACAGCTTCTTCATCCAATATTCATCAATGATCTTGCTCTTCAAATCAACATCATGCACCATTCACAGCCCCCTTTGTATACAATCCAAGCACCTGGACTAGTCGGCAGCCTTCCACTCATCCTCCAGAACAGCCAGGCGGGACTCAAAAGTTGGCGGCTCCTCCCGCAGTTCCGCTTCCCATTGCTGCCTGCAACTGCAATCCAGGCCGTCCAGTGCGGATATATCCAATGTTCGGTTATATTCCTTCAAGGCTGCGAGCACTCTGTCGCTGCATTCCGGACAATTATAGGGCACTCCCACCGGCGAAGGATAGAACTGGAACAACCCGACTATCAATTTTCCAAGGTGGGCTGTACGCTTGACGACCTCCAGGATACTCCACAACCAGGCCGTCTTGTATCCCTTGCGTTCACTCAGAACCTGGACCAGAGTATAGTCCTGGATGGTGCAGGTTTCCAGTGATACTGTCGTCCCTCCGACCCGGAAGGAATGTTCAACAGCCAGTACTGCTTGTTCAATAGCCTCCATCTCTGTCAAAAAAGGGGGCTTCAAAAGGACATACGTGCGCATATGCATCTCCCGGGTAATGATCTCTGCTGCTTTGTTATATTGTTTAAGCGTAAACCCCTTATTGATGCAAACATACCGCAGGAAATCGTCGACGAGTTCCAGTCCCATCGCTATTTCAATATGTTTATTTGGAAGGAGCCGCTTGATCTCCCTAATCTTCTCTTCGGTAACGAACTCGGGACGGGTCTCCACAACCAGCATTTTAATTTCAGGCGTTTCACCAATCATTTGCAGAATTCTCCACAAGGCCTCCGAAGGAATCTCTCGTTCATTGATAATGGATCCGTTATTATACACATTTAAGAGCGGAAACTGATCGAATGGAATACGCTTGAACTCGTTCTCAAACTGCGCAATATAATTATCCGCCGAGATCGCTGTATCCGACCGGGTCTGCTTCGCCAAATGACCACACATGGTACAGCCATTACCGTTCTTCAGCGCCCATTCACAGCCGTTAGACATCAGATACATAACGGCACGTTTGTATTGGATTCCCTGGAAATTCTCCTCCCGGATATCCGTCTCCGTGGCGACCGTATTCAGATGGAAATCCTGCTTGGGGATCTTAGCATGTATAGCCTCCATAGCCTTTGCAATCTGGCGGTAATACTTTACGGTTTCTTTGGAACCCGTCCAGGTGTAGGAGTCCATCCCGCCCCATTTGTTAAGATTACTCATAATGTCCTCCATTTCCTGATACCGGCTGAAGTTTGAATTCTACTTCCCAGAGCTGGTTCAGCTCCCGCTCCAGGTCGGTCAGACTACCCAATTGCCCCACCGGCTGCTGCAGATCCGCAAGCATAAGTCTTAACATTCCTACAAATCTTTCACGGAGCAAGGCAATGTCTTCCCTGTTGAAGATCTCTGTGTGATAGACAAAATGAAAAGCTGTCTGATGAATATCTGTAATGGAGAGCAATAAAGGATAGTTCGTAGAGCTGTGGCCAGAGAAATCCTCCAGTTGCAGATTCCCGAACGTTCGGATATTTAACGGGTAATTCTCAATAATCAGCAGTGTATCGAAAAGCTCCTTCCGGCTGCCGGCCTCCATCCACTCCTGCACATCGACTAGTGGAGTAATCTCATAAGGCTGTCTCCGCAGATTGGACTGCCGGATATTCAGCAGGACATCGATAACTCTGGATTCATGATTTGCGTGTACCCTCACCGGGACCGTATTCATGAGCAGCCCGGCAATCTGCTCTATCCCCGGCAGGTTGCCGCTGCGTCCGGATGCGGTGACCCCGAACACGACATCGTCCTGTCCCGAGTACTGTTGCAGCAAGAATCCCCATGCCGCCGTATAAATGTCACCCACCGTCACCCCAGTTGCCCGGGCCGCATGAATCAGGTCTTGTCTTAGCCCATCTTCGATCATGCAGGAATCGTATCCGGCTTCGTTGCTTCCGGCTGACATAGAACCGATATTCTGCGTGAGCAATGGACGAACCACATATCCCTGCAAATATTGCTGCCAGAATTCTTGCCTCCCGCCCGTGTCCTGTCCGTGCAGCCATTTCAGATACTCCCTGAAGCCGGGCTTATGTATCGTTTGGGGGCGCCTTCCGGCTTGAAATGCTTCGTAAGCCTCCATGAACTCGCCGAGAATAATTCCGTTGCTCCAGCCATCATACAGAATATGGTGATGGCTGACTGTCATGACAAACCGGTTATCATCCCACTCGGTGACCATGACCCGAAACAAAGGAAGTTCCTCCAGCTGAAACGGGTTGGAGCGGTCTGCCTGCAGAATTCCCTTCCAGGCTTCCTCCTTGTCCGCCTCATTGAGCAGCGTAAGATCATGCACGGTCATGGTAATCGGCCGGTGCTTGAGAATAATCTGAACCGGATGTTCGATATTCTCCCAGCGGAACACGGTCCGCAGCATCTCATTATGGCGTATCGTCCAATTCCAGGCTCTTACGCTGGCGGTAATATCCATTGGCCCGTGCAGGGAATAGCTGTATTGTTCGAAATATAAGCCGGAATCCGGTTGCCGCAGACAATGGTACAATAACCCTTCCTGCATGGAAGTAAGCTTAAGCATATCCTCTACCAGACTTTTTCGGATCGGACGGTGGTTGGTCATGACAGCTTCCTCCTCATCCCGTTAATTGTGAACAATTCCAATCCCGTAGGATAAGGACCTTCCATTCTGCTGGAAGCCCGACGGTTCCCGGCTCCCCTCGGGATCGGAAATCTCTGTGCAGGTGCTGCAGAGAAGCTTTACCTCATTCCAGTAAATTCCGACGTCGTATCCCCGGCCCCAAGTTTTGGGATGCAGGTGGATATCATGAAAGGCAATTATTCCTCCTTGCGATACCAGCTGGCGGTACATATGGTAGTCTGAACTAACTCCGCCATAGGAATGATCCCCGTCGATAAACAGCAGATCAATCTGCCTGTCCCCCAGGAGCCTGATTAAATCCTGCTTGGTGGAATGGTGGAATGAGCGGTCCCGGATAAAAGAGAGCTGTTGGCCCGGTGCGCCGAAGCCGGAGTACAACTGCACCTCGTACTCATCCTGTCCGCCTCCGTAAGGGCCTCCCGGATAATCAATGCTGATCAGGCGGGCATTAGCATCCGCCAGCTGACACAGGCTGTAGAATACGCCGCCTCCAGCTGTTCCGATTTCCACTACTGTCTTAGGCTTGCGCTTCTGGACCAGCTCCAGAAATTCCCTGAGCTCATAAGGGTTCTGAATTGCCGGAAACAGCGGCATCCGCTCAGGTACTCCTTCCAGAATGGCGCGTAGACGCCGTGATTCCGGATCGGTTACATCCAGCTTCAAGTTTTCCGGTGTCAGCCGTTCAAAGAGTCCCGGAATCAGCACCTTGTCCAGCAACCCGTCAATCAACCCGCTGCCGGTTGTATCCCGGAACCAGTCTTCCGGCAGAAGATCCAGTACAGCCGAGTCTGTCCTCCCTTCCTTCACCGACTGTTTAAGCTCTTCGGCTTGTCCGGCAGATAATGTTATGAATCCGGGCTTGGAATGATGAATAACCAGCACTTCCCCCTGGAAGTGAATATGGTCCAGCCCGAATTTGTGGACCCATGGCAGATTGTTATACCTTTTGTGAATATAATGCTTGAGCGGTTCCACAGGCAGGAACCTTAAACATTGCGCAATTGTAGTCATCGTTCCCTCCGGCTCAGCCAAGAATTTGTCGCAGATACTGCCCGGTATAAGAAGCTTCCACGGCGGCCACTTCCTCCACGGTGCCGGCAGCG
This genomic interval from Paenibacillus sp. FSL H8-0332 contains the following:
- a CDS encoding archaeosine biosynthesis radical SAM protein RaSEA, which codes for MSNLNKWGGMDSYTWTGSKETVKYYRQIAKAMEAIHAKIPKQDFHLNTVATETDIREENFQGIQYKRAVMYLMSNGCEWALKNGNGCTMCGHLAKQTRSDTAISADNYIAQFENEFKRIPFDQFPLLNVYNNGSIINEREIPSEALWRILQMIGETPEIKMLVVETRPEFVTEEKIREIKRLLPNKHIEIAMGLELVDDFLRYVCINKGFTLKQYNKAAEIITREMHMRTYVLLKPPFLTEMEAIEQAVLAVEHSFRVGGTTVSLETCTIQDYTLVQVLSERKGYKTAWLWSILEVVKRTAHLGKLIVGLFQFYPSPVGVPYNCPECSDRVLAALKEYNRTLDISALDGLDCSCRQQWEAELREEPPTFESRLAVLEDEWKAAD
- a CDS encoding amino acid adenylation domain-containing protein, which translates into the protein MVHDVDLKSKIIDEYWMKKLSPQLPKEMLPAQNTSAESSVEGTECWEAVIPVTILRQLEQVSGGSELARLIVLLTAVSGLLCRYNEHGESLIGTTTLRQSGQEGGQVLYLRNRVEQDQPWKTLLEAMHAELSRSFNHRGLPLEQVKERLLTLPGFRTEVLQQIAVVDEGLQTSPEGLMLFPLVVKWKCSDSTQGQILQFIFDPNLYDAAIIRSFAANLVHVLGALTMKPLASLDAGECPMLASTECEILLTTLNNTFHTGNSVRLLHQFLEEQAARMPDQTALVQEDRKVTYRELNRRANGLAGILREYGVRPEQIVGIVVRQSIEMIIAINAVLKAGGAYCPLDPELPQERLQQMMEDSGIEFVLTIGAQPELAGPWRIIDITIPFVTGCEADNLPTLAAPHHLAYVLYTSGSTGRPKGVMIEHRSIVNQIAGLMLHYSFDASLRHVLLAPYTFDPSVQQVFLPLATGGTLYLISRTQITDPDCFWDLVCEEKINVINTVPSLMEVLMEQTDGLPHQLDYVIMAGESFTHELACRLKQRFDIRFLFNIYGPTEATINTTLYEWHSGSNHGTVPIGKPLTNYQVYVLDAEQRLLPYGASGELYIGGAGLARGYINRPELTSKAFIAHPFRPGARLYRTGDIVRWLPDGHLQFIRRIDHQVKINGMRVELGEIESVLREYPGIKEVALVHGVSANSTELAAFYTRFSANDKSAADITQESLTAHLRRFVPEYMVPVHFVELARMPMTVNGKTDKSALKVPRRMNGLAGPRNAVEEKLIEIWRKLLGGGEFGIHSSFFESGGNSLSVVRLQSRINQAFDVKLTISQLFTHHTIACQAEVLRSSGREKVNVEREGLRAVQVQNSERVADSNGSRLSGNNDIAVIGIACRFPHAASQEEFWDNLCRGVDSVGVIPQQRLQDILPGIAVSDEYGASFPRGAYLERIDTFDPQFFQISPNEAAMMDPQQRLFLQVVWEAFQDAGYGEKEVFGSRTGVFAGTGKPKYLELMEQIEPSAIPGNLQAAIAGRIAYTFNLTGPAEVIDTACSSSLVAVHHAVQELLLGGCDMAIAGGVNLYLSMVDQNIYEMGIASPDGRAKTFDHSANGTGGGEGGGAVLLKPLQQAVADGDHIYAVIKASAVNSDGRSGGITAPNAAAQSLVIEEAWRRAELDPETVTYIEAHGTGTRLGDPVEVEGIASAFRKYTERRQFCAVGSVKTNIGHLDAAAGIAGFIKAALAVFHGYIPASLHFTLPNPHIDFSDMPVYVADSGEEWRPECGVRRAGVSSFGLSGTNCHAILEDYFIKPEPFPAEDVQLFTLSAWSAQALLRYVDRFLQFLPGTAASLADICYCSSLSRSAYTHRLAVTVNSVQDLQRKLVIFRTAYLQDEYALGTGERDQISWNQLSKTDMESAHAELKPNASLWEVAAAYLQGVAIDWRSCYRGQARRRVPLPAYPFEQKRCWTAPAKVLLEAPAPVTPEYAADVVKASDFLHIPGAVFRMGGQLLAEGSFGWEPEYKANLDHFAVQLILQFFRSYGLFNDQNVYSGQEIMHKTRIAPPYQRLVSYMLSFLNQKGCLHSEGDIHSLTGVYSSLDVKDLCAEYCRQYPELAGSFQILKHCFQAYPDVLSGKRSPLSVLFPDGTSHFLQSFANRRRTLGDLHEILAIDALQQHITVLAQLHRPVRILEVGGGSGTIGKAIFSGLAGLQVEYCFTDIGRSIVLEASKQFKEYPFVQYQVFNIEEDPLIQGFKPGQFDIIVGLNVIHATRNLRCALSQLKKIIAAGGVLYLIEKVLSEPGENLVWGLTEGWWHFEDTDIRQATPLLSAPAWEKLLHEEQFADVRSYSLELAGTSDTESGTALIIGSMGKTLALPPEELMYEVRWLPKKPDAEPVSQPGGVWLIFRDELGIGEHLSGQLMRLGCSIITVDKGSEFNFRHSNRFTIDAGEEVHYIRLMNILAEQGRQISGVIHLWACTACAEVPDSGTADLLLQAGLYSVTYLTRAMLNFGTHDEADIRVVTDHAVMLAGDQAVSPGKSSILGLVKVISQEHPKLRCYALDVDTGAYSAEEVSALIMKELAENKNDGLVAFRQERLVQELARFNPKNYPRQEFRVREDGIYIVTGGLGRLGMEICRYLSREKPVKLVIISRSVLPDKLRWRQCLEHPAEGIHPSDMHKLASLLELEDNTGSEIHYFAGDVADEQRMREIMAQVRRIAGSVHGVIHCAAAPGACSQPLKTQTQEKFRQVLRPKIQGTLVLDSLLAQDPLDFFVVYSSVASLWGGVGGADYAAANAFLDAFSASRNARGKNTLAVNWYAWEGLTDPGCMGYMPPGDALAALRIGLSSRMDQVVIGKFDPHVLAEWAPMMKIRLAPDVIRGTSSGIRPVKAEPLPGIAAESLKEVLLTGRSDGEFTVLEKQISLIWAQVLGYEEFDVNDNFFDIGGDSLLILKVLSLVNAQVDAEVEAGDLFSYGTIARLAQFIGDKRAVPQAAPEQPSWAGSTAPEDDALRRLIKSVKNDGISVGEAMKGFEEL
- a CDS encoding condensation domain-containing protein; protein product: MTNHRPIRKSLVEDMLKLTSMQEGLLYHCLRQPDSGLYFEQYSYSLHGPMDITASVRAWNWTIRHNEMLRTVFRWENIEHPVQIILKHRPITMTVHDLTLLNEADKEEAWKGILQADRSNPFQLEELPLFRVMVTEWDDNRFVMTVSHHHILYDGWSNGIILGEFMEAYEAFQAGRRPQTIHKPGFREYLKWLHGQDTGGRQEFWQQYLQGYVVRPLLTQNIGSMSAGSNEAGYDSCMIEDGLRQDLIHAARATGVTVGDIYTAAWGFLLQQYSGQDDVVFGVTASGRSGNLPGIEQIAGLLMNTVPVRVHANHESRVIDVLLNIRQSNLRRQPYEITPLVDVQEWMEAGSRKELFDTLLIIENYPLNIRTFGNLQLEDFSGHSSTNYPLLLSITDIHQTAFHFVYHTEIFNREDIALLRERFVGMLRLMLADLQQPVGQLGSLTDLERELNQLWEVEFKLQPVSGNGGHYE
- a CDS encoding CmcI family methyltransferase; protein product: MTTIAQCLRFLPVEPLKHYIHKRYNNLPWVHKFGLDHIHFQGEVLVIHHSKPGFITLSAGQAEELKQSVKEGRTDSAVLDLLPEDWFRDTTGSGLIDGLLDKVLIPGLFERLTPENLKLDVTDPESRRLRAILEGVPERMPLFPAIQNPYELREFLELVQKRKPKTVVEIGTAGGGVFYSLCQLADANARLISIDYPGGPYGGGQDEYEVQLYSGFGAPGQQLSFIRDRSFHHSTKQDLIRLLGDRQIDLLFIDGDHSYGGVSSDYHMYRQLVSQGGIIAFHDIHLHPKTWGRGYDVGIYWNEVKLLCSTCTEISDPEGSREPSGFQQNGRSLSYGIGIVHN